From a single Candidatus Izimaplasma bacterium HR1 genomic region:
- the rbfA gene encoding Ribosome-binding factor A, with the protein MSRIDHLQTSILRALTNIYRRDVKDDAIGFMTITEVRLTNDYSYLTIYYTILGADNKRAAAGKALERSSRFVRSRLAQTVKMRKVPNLLFKYDESLDHGNLITEGLKKVLTEDE; encoded by the coding sequence TTGAGTAGAATAGATCACTTACAAACAAGTATCTTAAGAGCTCTAACTAATATTTATCGTCGTGACGTTAAAGATGATGCGATTGGTTTTATGACAATCACAGAAGTAAGATTAACAAATGATTATAGTTATTTAACTATTTACTACACAATATTAGGTGCAGACAACAAACGTGCAGCAGCAGGTAAAGCATTAGAACGTTCAAGTAGATTCGTCCGTTCAAGATTAGCACAAACTGTTAAAATGCGTAAAGTACCTAATTTACTATTCAAATATGATGAATCATTAGATCATGGTAATTTGATTACTGAAGGATTAAAAAAAGTATTAACAGAAGATGAATAA
- the mepA_2 gene encoding Multidrug export protein MepA, which translates to MNNDDKRRYLILKDPNIAKGLFILSLPIMLNNFIRTFHDLIDMFFVGKIAGYGEQSIAAIQITFPITFMYIALAMGLSIAGTALISQLYGNGQTEQAKRYAGQLVFISLAVGIILNIFAYFAAEPIMGLMGAEGYTLAESAKYLRIRSFELPFLFLFFAFTSIRQASGDTVTPVILGVVATVLNIALTPVLVLIAGWGVGGAAYATLFANVAIMPFGIRLLFTAKTGITISLKYISYNAKILKDLVKTAIPASMGQAITAIGFAVLNAFILSYGDSTVAAFGVGNRISSIFLHPVMAIGGVMAAYIGQNIGNLNPERAKKTFKVGLLLSMGIMTLGSIVGLLVRQPVAALFLNPNDVTEVVAYNLSVTYMFYLFIGLPLMAIFQAYIGVFNGTGKTIFTFLLGVTRLWLIRIPLIIIMREFTDLGSSGIWYAMLASNFIIALVGIVFLTRIEYKPKIEIEPILS; encoded by the coding sequence ATGAATAATGACGACAAAAGAAGGTATTTAATTTTGAAAGATCCCAATATAGCCAAGGGATTATTCATCTTGTCTTTACCAATAATGTTAAACAACTTTATTAGAACTTTTCATGATTTAATTGATATGTTCTTTGTTGGAAAAATTGCTGGATATGGTGAGCAATCAATTGCGGCAATCCAGATAACATTCCCGATTACATTTATGTATATAGCTCTTGCAATGGGATTAAGTATTGCAGGTACTGCTTTAATATCCCAGTTATACGGAAATGGACAAACCGAACAAGCTAAAAGATATGCTGGGCAATTAGTGTTTATTAGTCTAGCAGTTGGTATTATCTTAAATATATTTGCTTACTTTGCCGCTGAACCCATTATGGGTTTAATGGGTGCTGAAGGTTATACTTTAGCTGAAAGTGCTAAATACCTACGAATAAGATCATTTGAATTACCTTTTTTATTCCTCTTCTTTGCTTTTACATCTATTAGACAAGCTAGTGGCGACACAGTTACTCCTGTTATCTTGGGAGTTGTTGCTACAGTTTTAAATATTGCTTTAACCCCTGTATTAGTACTGATTGCTGGATGGGGTGTTGGTGGTGCAGCTTACGCTACACTATTTGCTAATGTTGCAATCATGCCATTTGGAATTAGATTACTATTTACCGCAAAAACAGGGATTACAATATCATTAAAATATATCAGTTATAATGCTAAAATATTGAAAGACTTAGTTAAAACAGCAATTCCTGCATCTATGGGACAAGCAATCACTGCAATTGGATTTGCTGTATTAAATGCATTCATCTTATCATATGGTGATTCTACTGTTGCTGCATTCGGTGTTGGTAATAGGATATCAAGTATCTTCCTACACCCTGTTATGGCAATTGGTGGAGTTATGGCTGCTTATATCGGCCAAAACATTGGTAACTTGAATCCCGAACGAGCTAAGAAAACATTTAAAGTTGGATTACTATTATCAATGGGAATAATGACTTTGGGTAGCATTGTTGGTTTATTAGTAAGACAACCTGTCGCAGCACTATTCTTAAATCCAAATGATGTAACAGAAGTTGTGGCTTATAACTTGAGTGTCACATACATGTTCTATCTATTTATTGGGTTACCTTTGATGGCTATCTTCCAAGCTTATATAGGAGTATTTAACGGTACCGGTAAAACAATATTTACTTTCTTATTGGGGGTAACAAGGTTATGGCTCATAAGAATACCACTAATTATTATTATGAGAGAATTTACTGATTTAGGAAGTAGTGGTATTTGGTACGCTATGCTAGCTAGTAACTTCATCATTGCCCTTGTTGGAATAGTCTTCTTGACTCGAATAGAGTATAAACCTAAAATTGAAATAGAACCAATCCTATCATAA